In the genome of Bradyrhizobium arachidis, one region contains:
- a CDS encoding CreA family protein, giving the protein MSSRFPGLSGIRLKGLALFLLALALPATSASAADEPDLIFRRSTVFKWMSPNDKLATYGLDDPEVEGVACHFTVPEKGGFKGWLGLAEEVSDISLACRQVGPIKFKNKMEQGDDMFRQRRSLFFKKMQIVRGCDAKRNVLVYMVYSDKLIEGSPKNSTSTVPIMPWGPADANVQKCGEFFTQ; this is encoded by the coding sequence ATGTCATCTCGTTTCCCCGGTCTTTCCGGCATCCGCTTGAAGGGCCTCGCTTTATTCCTCCTGGCTTTGGCTCTGCCGGCCACTTCCGCATCCGCCGCCGATGAGCCTGATCTGATCTTCCGCCGCTCCACCGTGTTCAAATGGATGAGCCCGAACGACAAGCTCGCGACCTATGGCCTGGACGATCCCGAAGTCGAGGGCGTGGCCTGTCACTTTACCGTGCCGGAGAAGGGCGGCTTCAAGGGGTGGCTGGGCCTGGCCGAGGAGGTCTCGGACATCTCGCTGGCCTGCCGCCAGGTCGGACCGATCAAGTTCAAGAACAAGATGGAGCAGGGCGACGACATGTTCCGCCAGCGCCGCTCGCTGTTCTTCAAGAAGATGCAGATCGTGCGCGGCTGCGACGCCAAGCGCAACGTGCTGGTCTACATGGTCTATTCGGACAAGCTGATCGAGGGCTCGCCGAAAAACTCGACCTCGACGGTGCCGATCATGCCGTGGGGACCGGCCGACGCCAACGTCCAGAAGTGCGGCGAGTTCTTCACTCAGTGA